The following are from one region of the Hymenobacter radiodurans genome:
- the radA gene encoding DNA repair protein RadA — MAKIKTLYFCQKCGAQSAKWIGRCPSCGEWNTYVEEVVEKENNQSTGSWKPPTASPGAKTSAKPRPIGEIHYEEEARIDTHDGELNRVLGGGLVPGSLVLIGGEPGIGKSTLMLQIAMSLRQLKVLYISGEESEQQIKMRAERLGDQHPGCYILTETNTQNIFRQIDQLQPNVVVVDSIQTLQSGLVESGAGSVSQVRECTAELLKYAKETGVPVLLIGHITKDGSIAGPKILEHMVDTVLQFEGDRHLSYRILRTIKNRFGSTSELGIYEMQGAGLRQVSNPSEILLSQRTETLSGIAIGATLEGNRPLLVEVQALVSPATYGTPQRSSTGFDSKRLQMLLAVLEKRSGLRLGQHDVFLNIAGGLRLEDPALDLAVCAAVVSSLNDIPLSGETCLAAEVGLSGEIRAVSRLDQRLSESEKLGFQEMYISQFNARGLDLGRFGIRVHPVGRLDEVLTGLFG; from the coding sequence ATGGCCAAAATCAAGACCCTTTATTTCTGTCAAAAGTGTGGTGCTCAGTCAGCCAAATGGATTGGCCGCTGCCCATCGTGTGGGGAGTGGAATACCTACGTGGAGGAAGTAGTCGAAAAAGAAAATAACCAGTCTACCGGCTCCTGGAAGCCGCCTACAGCTTCACCCGGCGCCAAAACCAGCGCCAAGCCCCGCCCCATCGGCGAGATTCACTACGAGGAGGAAGCCCGTATCGACACGCACGACGGCGAGCTAAACCGCGTGCTCGGGGGTGGCCTCGTGCCCGGCTCCCTGGTGCTTATCGGTGGCGAGCCGGGCATTGGCAAAAGCACGCTTATGCTCCAGATTGCCATGAGCTTACGGCAGCTCAAGGTGCTGTATATCTCGGGGGAGGAAAGTGAGCAGCAAATCAAGATGCGGGCGGAGCGCCTCGGCGACCAGCATCCCGGCTGCTACATCCTCACCGAAACCAATACTCAAAATATCTTCCGCCAAATCGACCAGCTACAGCCCAATGTGGTGGTAGTCGATTCTATCCAGACCCTGCAATCGGGCTTGGTGGAGTCAGGAGCCGGCTCGGTGTCGCAAGTGCGGGAGTGCACCGCCGAACTGCTTAAGTACGCCAAGGAAACCGGCGTGCCCGTACTGCTCATTGGCCATATCACCAAAGACGGTTCCATTGCCGGCCCCAAGATTCTGGAGCATATGGTCGATACCGTGTTGCAGTTCGAAGGCGACCGGCATCTGAGCTACCGGATTCTGCGCACCATCAAAAATCGGTTTGGGTCTACTTCTGAGCTGGGTATTTATGAGATGCAGGGCGCTGGTTTGCGCCAGGTATCCAACCCTTCGGAAATTCTGCTTAGCCAGCGCACCGAAACACTCAGTGGCATTGCCATCGGGGCTACACTGGAGGGGAACCGGCCCTTGCTAGTGGAAGTGCAGGCCCTGGTGAGCCCCGCTACGTATGGCACGCCCCAGCGCAGTAGTACCGGCTTCGACTCCAAGCGGCTACAGATGCTGCTGGCCGTACTCGAAAAGCGGAGCGGCCTCCGCCTGGGGCAGCACGACGTGTTTCTAAACATTGCCGGTGGGTTGCGTTTAGAAGACCCAGCCCTCGATCTGGCCGTGTGCGCTGCTGTCGTTTCTTCCCTCAATGACATACCGCTCAGCGGCGAAACCTGCTTGGCGGCTGAGGTAGGATTGAGCGGCGAAATACGTGCCGTCAGCCGTCTCGATCAGCGTTTGTCGGAGTCCGAAAAACTCGGCTTTCAGGAAATGTACATTTCGCAGTTTAATGCTCGAGGTTTGGACTTAGGGCGCTTTGGTATTCGGGTACACCCGGTTGGGAGGCTAGATGAAGTATTAACGGGACTGTTTGGGTAA
- a CDS encoding sensor histidine kinase, which yields MVSLAPTDLAVIPAFADLPPETIDWLLAHGERREYAAEEIIFKPGDPAEYMMALLQGELQFFAVRNGNREPIFRISAGQVSGVLPYSRLRVVNGYSIATMPTVTFVLHRDLFPELERTSPELTQRLVALMSDRARDEARGQERDDKLRALGKLSAGLAHELNNPAAAIARASQALQELNLAKPSQLLDLLQHCPTPEALKALTLLATEITANEKSMSALECADYEDDLADWLEDQGVADGYRLAAGLLEAGVTKDILAPVAANLPKPALPAAFAWLEGQLTTQRLIRDVQEAGGRISTLVASVKTYSHMDRATDRAPLDIHSGLESTLTMLGHQLRDKKIQLTRDFAPQLPLVRGQVSSLNQVWTNLLDNAIDAVAVGGEITVRTHLQSGFVRVAIIDNGTGIAPDVLNHIFEPFFTTKEAGAGSGLGLDIAQRIVRSHNGRLEVNSVPGHTEFSVWLPALT from the coding sequence ATGGTTAGCCTTGCCCCTACCGATCTAGCCGTTATTCCGGCATTCGCCGATTTGCCCCCCGAAACCATCGATTGGCTCCTTGCTCACGGGGAGCGGCGCGAATACGCGGCCGAAGAGATTATCTTCAAACCCGGCGACCCGGCTGAGTATATGATGGCCTTACTACAAGGCGAACTTCAGTTTTTTGCGGTGCGCAATGGCAATCGGGAGCCTATTTTTCGGATAAGTGCGGGGCAAGTGAGTGGCGTGCTGCCGTATTCGCGGTTGCGCGTTGTGAATGGCTATAGCATCGCGACCATGCCTACCGTTACGTTCGTGCTGCACCGCGACCTGTTTCCGGAGCTGGAGCGAACAAGCCCGGAACTGACGCAGCGTTTGGTGGCCTTGATGAGCGACCGGGCCCGTGATGAGGCTCGCGGGCAAGAACGCGACGACAAGCTGCGCGCCCTCGGTAAGCTGTCGGCGGGATTAGCGCATGAGCTGAATAATCCGGCGGCGGCCATTGCCCGCGCCTCGCAAGCCTTGCAGGAATTGAACCTGGCTAAGCCCTCGCAGCTGCTGGATTTGCTTCAGCATTGCCCTACTCCGGAAGCGCTGAAAGCGTTGACGCTATTAGCTACGGAAATAACTGCCAATGAGAAGTCTATGTCGGCGCTGGAGTGCGCTGATTACGAGGACGATCTAGCCGATTGGCTCGAAGACCAAGGAGTAGCCGATGGCTACCGCCTCGCGGCCGGGCTGCTGGAGGCCGGAGTGACCAAGGATATACTTGCTCCCGTAGCCGCCAACTTGCCCAAGCCCGCGCTGCCGGCTGCTTTTGCTTGGCTGGAAGGCCAACTCACCACCCAACGTTTAATCCGAGATGTGCAGGAGGCCGGCGGCCGGATCAGCACTTTGGTAGCCAGCGTAAAGACCTACTCGCACATGGACCGCGCCACCGACCGCGCGCCCCTCGATATTCACAGCGGTCTGGAAAGCACCCTTACCATGCTGGGCCATCAGCTCCGCGACAAAAAGATTCAGCTGACTCGCGATTTTGCCCCTCAGCTTCCGTTGGTACGGGGTCAGGTCAGTAGCCTGAACCAGGTATGGACCAACCTGCTCGATAATGCCATCGATGCTGTGGCTGTGGGCGGCGAGATTACGGTGCGCACCCATTTGCAGAGTGGCTTTGTGCGCGTTGCCATCATCGACAACGGTACGGGTATCGCGCCGGATGTGCTGAATCATATTTTTGAGCCCTTCTTCACTACAAAGGAAGCCGGTGCCGGCTCCGGCCTGGGCCTCGATATCGCTCAGCGTATTGTACGAAGCCATAATGGGCGTCTGGAGGTGAACTCAGTACCTGGGCACACGGAGTTTAGCGTGTGGCTTCCAGCGCTCACGTAA
- a CDS encoding response regulator has product MKKPVLLVVDDDPQVLSAIDRDLRSEFRRDYRVLRASSGPEALEILKELATRAEPLALLLADQRMPEMEGVELLEKARAIFPDAKRVLLTAYADTEAAIRAINNAHLDYYLLKPWDPPQELLYPTLRDLLAAWQAHYRPRFQGLRLIGFQWSPLSHELKDFLAGYMVAYQWLDYETNPEADTLLQSTGLTPPTCPSWCLKMALR; this is encoded by the coding sequence ATGAAAAAACCAGTTCTCCTTGTTGTGGATGACGATCCGCAGGTACTCAGCGCCATCGACCGGGATTTGCGAAGCGAATTTCGCCGCGACTATCGGGTGCTGCGGGCCAGCTCGGGGCCGGAGGCTCTGGAAATTCTGAAGGAGCTGGCCACTCGTGCCGAGCCGCTGGCGCTGCTCCTGGCCGATCAGCGCATGCCCGAAATGGAAGGCGTGGAGCTGCTGGAAAAAGCCCGCGCCATATTTCCGGATGCCAAGCGAGTGCTGCTCACGGCCTACGCCGATACCGAGGCCGCTATTCGGGCCATCAACAACGCCCACCTCGACTATTATCTCCTCAAACCTTGGGATCCGCCGCAGGAGTTACTCTACCCCACCTTGCGCGACTTGCTGGCCGCCTGGCAAGCTCACTATAGGCCACGCTTTCAGGGGCTTAGACTGATCGGATTTCAATGGTCGCCGCTTTCGCATGAGCTGAAAGACTTTCTGGCGGGCTATATGGTGGCGTATCAATGGCTCGATTATGAAACCAACCCTGAAGCGGATACGCTGTTGCAAAGCACGGGCCTCACCCCGCCGACTTGCCCGTCGTGGTGTTTGAAGATGGCTCTGCGCTAG
- a CDS encoding NAD(P)/FAD-dependent oxidoreductase, producing MVFEDGSALARPERAAVALKIGLSQKASAELYDVVVIGAGPSGLASAVYGASEGLKTLVIERGAPGGQAGSSSRIENYLGFPTGLSGAELAHRAWAQAVRLGAELVGPQEVTNLCLQDEYKVLTLADGSEVRTRALVLATGVSYRTLDVPGEHHLSGAGVYYGAARTEARSCDQQDVYIVGGGNSAGQAAMYLATYARRVFILIRGESLAASMSAYLIEQIGQTDNIEILPFAQVKEVRGQDHLEEVIIVNRGQEEVRPARAMFVFIGAKPSTEWVQDILLCDKRGFLLTGRDLVSDSRFAALWKRNREPYLLETCVPGIFAAGDNRVGAMARVASAVGEGSMAIKFVHEYLDE from the coding sequence GTGGTGTTTGAAGATGGCTCTGCGCTAGCCCGCCCCGAGCGGGCAGCGGTGGCGCTCAAAATAGGTTTATCGCAGAAAGCTTCCGCTGAGCTTTATGATGTAGTCGTGATTGGCGCCGGACCGTCGGGGCTGGCGTCGGCGGTGTATGGCGCTTCGGAGGGGCTGAAGACGCTGGTTATTGAGCGGGGTGCGCCCGGCGGACAGGCCGGTAGCAGCTCACGCATTGAAAACTACTTAGGCTTCCCCACGGGCCTAAGCGGCGCCGAACTGGCTCACCGGGCTTGGGCGCAGGCCGTTCGCTTAGGCGCCGAACTAGTTGGACCACAAGAGGTTACCAATCTATGCTTACAGGATGAGTACAAAGTTCTGACGCTGGCAGATGGCAGCGAAGTACGCACCCGGGCCCTAGTGTTGGCTACTGGTGTAAGCTACCGAACCTTGGATGTACCTGGTGAGCATCACCTAAGCGGCGCTGGCGTGTACTATGGCGCGGCCCGCACCGAAGCGCGCTCCTGCGACCAACAGGACGTCTACATTGTAGGTGGTGGCAACTCGGCAGGCCAAGCGGCTATGTACCTGGCTACTTACGCCCGCCGCGTGTTCATTCTAATTCGGGGCGAATCGTTGGCGGCTTCCATGTCGGCTTATCTGATTGAGCAGATTGGGCAAACCGACAATATCGAAATCCTACCTTTTGCACAGGTAAAGGAAGTGCGGGGACAGGATCATTTGGAGGAAGTGATAATCGTAAACCGAGGGCAGGAAGAAGTGCGGCCCGCCCGCGCCATGTTCGTCTTTATTGGTGCGAAACCTAGCACCGAATGGGTTCAGGACATCCTGCTCTGCGATAAGCGCGGCTTTTTGCTCACGGGCCGCGATTTGGTAAGCGACTCGCGCTTCGCGGCCCTTTGGAAGCGCAACCGCGAGCCGTATCTGCTCGAAACCTGCGTGCCGGGCATCTTTGCCGCCGGCGACAATCGGGTGGGCGCCATGGCACGAGTGGCATCGGCCGTGGGCGAAGGCTCCATGGCGATTAAATTTGTGCACGAATACTTAGATGAATAG
- a CDS encoding metallophosphoesterase family protein, with product MLITLTRRIRQGILLTAATLLLTGCELFEFSPNDVRAPAAERDLTAKNLARLQATPKPTGGDTLRFVFTGDSQRFHDESGPLVESVNRQRGIAAVVVAGDISDFGLRREMQWVNDRLRHLNVPYLTVIGNHDQVANGRQAYQEIFGPLNYTFTYDRTRFILIDTNSREYGFNGKVPDIGWLEQQLADTVGVRRQIVLCHVPPTNEDFDPTLIKPYTEALAKAPRLLFHLNGHAHSFSIGEPYADGVTYINSYAFEKRQYVILTVWGADQYKLEKVAF from the coding sequence ATGCTTATTACACTAACACGCCGTATTCGTCAGGGAATACTTCTGACGGCGGCTACATTACTGCTTACAGGCTGCGAACTGTTTGAATTCAGCCCCAACGATGTACGCGCCCCCGCCGCCGAGCGCGACCTGACAGCCAAAAACCTGGCGCGCCTGCAAGCAACGCCGAAGCCTACCGGCGGCGACACGTTGCGCTTTGTGTTTACTGGCGACTCCCAGCGTTTTCACGATGAAAGTGGGCCGCTGGTGGAAAGCGTGAATCGGCAGCGCGGTATCGCGGCGGTAGTAGTGGCCGGCGACATCTCCGATTTTGGGCTGCGCCGCGAGATGCAGTGGGTGAATGACCGTCTGCGCCATCTGAACGTGCCGTATCTCACCGTTATCGGCAACCACGACCAAGTAGCTAACGGCCGGCAAGCGTATCAGGAAATCTTCGGGCCCCTGAACTACACGTTCACCTACGACCGCACCCGCTTTATTCTCATCGACACGAATAGCCGCGAATATGGCTTCAATGGCAAGGTGCCCGACATCGGCTGGCTTGAGCAGCAACTCGCTGATACCGTGGGTGTACGCCGCCAGATCGTGCTTTGCCACGTGCCGCCCACCAACGAAGATTTTGACCCCACGCTTATCAAGCCTTACACCGAAGCGCTGGCAAAAGCCCCCCGCTTGCTTTTTCACCTCAATGGCCACGCCCACAGCTTCAGCATCGGTGAGCCATACGCCGATGGCGTGACATACATCAACTCGTATGCTTTCGAGAAGCGCCAATACGTGATTCTGACCGTATGGGGTGCTGATCAGTACAAGCTCGAGAAAGTTGCCTTTTAA
- a CDS encoding lysophospholipid acyltransferase family protein, producing MLSYAILKPLIQLGLRVFFRRIEVRHRKLLQTPGPLLIVANHPNTLMDPLVVAANRRDSVAFLAKSTFFKGAFMKWLMAQTNSIPIYRRQDADGTDPAAQVSPEELARRNEATFGRSYDYLDQGGTIMIFPEGTSVTERRLRPLKTGAARIALGAAARHDFKREVQILPVGINYFDPSRFRSDVLLNVAQPIQVTDYAALYARDPIAAADELTEEIRRRLEENLVITRDAAEDELVQQVERTFGEHLAPDDDETLYDNFELSRNLSEAIIYFEKHDPARLQEVREKLSEYLRELRALRLTDESLESGNKGERWLRGAKTALKLALGFPVYVYGVINNYLPYRIPSVVAQRATKEVEFVAPILMVTGMVTFSLAYAAQIALVQHFVQDWRLTMLYALSLPLTGFYALYYWNNLQDRRQRLRVLRLFRQQRPAIEKLLRQRASIMRLLANARAAYVAGNEL from the coding sequence ATGCTGTCGTACGCCATACTCAAGCCCCTGATTCAACTGGGGCTGCGCGTTTTTTTCCGTCGAATAGAAGTGCGCCACCGCAAGCTGCTGCAAACGCCGGGACCGTTACTAATCGTCGCCAATCACCCTAATACGCTCATGGACCCGCTGGTAGTAGCCGCCAATCGGCGCGATTCGGTGGCTTTTCTGGCTAAGAGCACCTTTTTTAAGGGTGCTTTTATGAAATGGCTGATGGCGCAAACCAACTCCATTCCTATCTATCGGCGCCAGGACGCGGATGGCACTGACCCCGCCGCCCAAGTAAGCCCCGAAGAATTGGCCCGGCGCAACGAAGCTACTTTCGGCCGCAGCTACGACTACCTCGACCAGGGCGGCACCATTATGATTTTTCCGGAAGGCACCAGCGTAACCGAGCGGCGGCTGCGCCCCCTCAAAACCGGGGCTGCCCGCATCGCGCTGGGCGCCGCCGCTCGCCACGACTTCAAACGAGAAGTGCAGATTTTGCCCGTGGGCATCAATTACTTCGACCCCAGCCGGTTTCGCTCGGATGTGCTGCTCAACGTGGCCCAGCCCATCCAGGTAACGGATTACGCGGCCCTCTACGCCCGTGACCCCATCGCGGCTGCCGACGAGCTGACCGAGGAAATTCGGCGGAGGCTAGAGGAAAACCTGGTCATAACTCGCGATGCGGCCGAAGATGAGCTGGTGCAGCAAGTGGAGCGCACCTTTGGCGAACACCTCGCGCCCGACGATGATGAAACCCTGTATGACAACTTCGAGCTCAGCCGCAACTTGTCGGAGGCCATTATTTACTTCGAGAAGCACGACCCCGCTCGCTTGCAGGAAGTGCGCGAGAAACTAAGCGAGTACCTGCGTGAGCTGCGCGCGTTGCGCCTCACCGATGAGTCGCTGGAGTCGGGCAACAAAGGCGAGCGGTGGCTGCGGGGGGCAAAAACGGCGTTGAAGCTGGCGCTGGGCTTCCCCGTGTATGTGTACGGGGTAATAAATAACTACCTGCCCTACCGGATTCCGTCGGTGGTAGCCCAGCGTGCTACCAAGGAAGTGGAGTTTGTAGCACCTATTCTGATGGTGACGGGCATGGTTACGTTCAGCCTCGCCTATGCCGCCCAGATTGCCCTTGTACAGCACTTTGTGCAGGACTGGCGCCTGACCATGCTCTACGCTCTGAGCTTGCCGCTTACTGGGTTTTATGCTCTTTATTATTGGAACAACCTGCAGGACCGCCGCCAACGTTTGCGGGTGCTACGGCTGTTTCGGCAGCAGCGCCCGGCGATAGAGAAGCTGCTGCGCCAGCGTGCCAGCATTATGCGCTTGCTCGCTAACGCACGGGCCGCCTATGTGGCTGGTAATGAACTGTAA
- a CDS encoding porin family protein, which translates to MKNLRLCGRLAALALLFSTAIGAQAQVRQPYNAPLAPRPKQYSTTTSISTSPSRGVQFGLRAGVNVADWSGDAVQSVLDVAELTNGAVTREMRPGFHAGLYATLPLGARFAIEPGLIYSEKGTQLAGRVPLERFDFLNARVTATSRMAYIDVPVLAKAYLTRGLYIYAGPQASYLVSNKVRVEAGALGFSAFKQDYDVRNQFRELDFGVVGGLGYQFDSGLGLSAGYDYGLTSLDKNDRFDAQNRVIKASVNFSF; encoded by the coding sequence ATGAAAAATCTGCGTCTTTGCGGTCGCCTGGCCGCGCTTGCTCTTCTCTTTTCTACTGCCATCGGAGCTCAGGCTCAGGTTCGGCAGCCCTATAACGCGCCTTTGGCACCCCGCCCAAAGCAGTATTCTACCACTACATCTATCTCTACTTCCCCCAGTCGGGGTGTGCAGTTTGGCCTGCGGGCGGGCGTCAACGTCGCCGACTGGTCGGGTGATGCGGTGCAAAGCGTGCTTGATGTAGCCGAATTGACCAATGGGGCCGTAACGCGCGAAATGCGGCCTGGCTTTCATGCGGGCTTGTATGCTACGCTGCCTTTGGGAGCGCGCTTTGCCATTGAGCCCGGCCTGATATACTCCGAAAAAGGCACCCAACTCGCGGGGCGCGTTCCTTTAGAGCGGTTCGACTTCTTAAATGCCCGCGTAACGGCTACCTCGCGCATGGCTTATATCGATGTGCCTGTATTGGCCAAGGCGTACCTCACGCGCGGCCTCTACATCTACGCTGGCCCGCAAGCGTCGTACTTGGTCAGCAACAAAGTGCGGGTGGAAGCCGGGGCGCTAGGTTTCTCCGCCTTTAAGCAGGACTATGACGTGCGCAACCAATTCCGGGAGCTAGACTTTGGCGTAGTTGGTGGCCTAGGTTACCAGTTCGACAGCGGCCTGGGCCTAAGCGCCGGCTACGATTACGGCCTCACTTCCCTGGATAAAAACGACCGCTTCGACGCTCAGAACCGCGTGATTAAAGCTTCAGTAAACTTTTCTTTCTAG
- a CDS encoding phytoene desaturase family protein: MDKRDFDAVVVGSGPNGLAAAITLQQAGLSVLILEAKEAIGGGLRSAELTLPGFVHDVCSAIHPLAAESPYLKTLPLAEHGLHFINPSVAAAHPFDTGRAATLDSSLSETARRLGADEKTYRQLIQPIVRDWPVLAPAILGPLRIPKHPLAMARFGLDAITSATVLAKRFQTPEARGLWAGMAAHAIQPLSNVTTSAIGLVLMAMGHVRGWPLPQGGSQAIAQALGSYFTSLGGKIETNVHVSSLTQLPSSHAVLFDVTPRQLLQIAGHTFSSLYRWQLERYRYGMGVFKIDWALDEPIPFTAPECRQAGTVHLGNSLEEIADSEQQTSEGKHPERPFVLLAQQSLFDPTRAPAGKHTAWAYCHVPNGSQVDRTNAIESQVERFAPGFRDRILARHTMNTAQIESYNNNYVGGDINGGILDVTQLFTRPALRASPYRTSAKGLYICSSSTPPGGGVHGMCGHHAARQALQDIFKRQPAPLLNS, translated from the coding sequence GTGGATAAGCGTGATTTTGATGCGGTAGTCGTCGGTTCAGGGCCGAATGGGTTAGCCGCCGCCATTACGCTCCAGCAAGCTGGCCTATCCGTTTTGATACTGGAAGCCAAAGAAGCTATTGGCGGTGGGTTGCGGTCGGCTGAACTTACGCTGCCCGGCTTCGTGCACGACGTTTGCTCGGCCATTCATCCCTTAGCGGCCGAGTCGCCTTACCTCAAAACCTTGCCGTTGGCAGAGCATGGCTTACACTTTATTAATCCATCAGTAGCCGCCGCTCACCCTTTTGATACAGGCCGAGCCGCAACTCTAGATAGCTCACTATCGGAAACGGCCCGGCGGCTGGGGGCAGATGAAAAGACATACCGGCAACTTATCCAACCTATTGTCCGCGACTGGCCGGTGCTGGCGCCCGCTATTCTGGGGCCGCTGCGCATCCCGAAGCATCCGTTGGCAATGGCTCGTTTTGGCCTCGATGCGATTACTTCGGCTACGGTGCTGGCCAAGCGTTTTCAAACGCCCGAAGCGCGGGGGTTGTGGGCTGGTATGGCTGCCCACGCCATTCAGCCGCTTTCCAACGTCACCACCTCGGCCATCGGATTAGTTCTGATGGCTATGGGGCATGTGCGCGGGTGGCCACTACCGCAGGGCGGCTCGCAGGCCATTGCGCAGGCGTTGGGGTCGTATTTTACATCACTGGGGGGCAAAATTGAGACAAATGTGCATGTTAGCTCACTTACTCAACTGCCCTCCAGCCACGCCGTCCTGTTCGATGTCACGCCCCGACAGTTACTTCAGATTGCGGGGCATACCTTTTCGTCGCTTTATCGCTGGCAGTTAGAGCGCTACCGCTACGGCATGGGCGTGTTCAAGATTGATTGGGCCTTGGATGAGCCTATTCCGTTCACGGCGCCGGAATGTCGCCAAGCTGGCACCGTTCATTTGGGGAATTCACTGGAGGAAATCGCCGATTCGGAGCAGCAGACCAGCGAAGGCAAGCACCCCGAACGACCTTTTGTGCTTTTGGCCCAGCAAAGTCTGTTTGACCCCACCCGCGCGCCCGCTGGCAAGCACACAGCTTGGGCGTATTGCCACGTGCCCAACGGTTCGCAGGTAGACAGAACAAACGCCATTGAAAGCCAAGTAGAACGGTTTGCTCCCGGCTTCCGCGACCGGATTCTGGCCCGGCACACCATGAATACTGCGCAGATAGAATCTTACAACAATAACTATGTCGGTGGCGACATCAACGGCGGCATTCTGGATGTGACGCAGTTGTTTACTCGCCCGGCGTTGCGTGCTTCGCCCTATCGCACCTCGGCGAAGGGTCTCTATATCTGTTCTTCCTCCACGCCCCCCGGTGGCGGCGTGCACGGAATGTGTGGGCACCACGCCGCCCGGCAAGCCTTGCAGGATATTTTCAAGCGCCAGCCAGCGCCCTTACTCAACAGCTAG
- a CDS encoding chorismate mutase, protein MDQAQTTTMSAAELTSKKPLLISGPCSAETEEQLLDTCNQLAQTGRVDMLRAGIWKPRTKPGGFEGIGTKGLPWLQKAREQTGLPVMVEVATPKHVEDSLAFEMDVLWIGARTTVNPFSVQAVADALRGTDVPVFIKNPINPDVELWAGAVERLAKAGVKQIGLIHRGFSSYGNTEYRNAPLWQLPIEMKRRMPELPLICDPSHICGRRDLLADVAQKAIDLDFDGLMLESHRDPDQAWSDAAQQVTPTNLVALLDSLIWRHETTDKQEFLTVLAKLRDQINHIDDEIMQLISSRMAVAEKIGTYKKENDITILQPNRWNEILDRGVQKGAKLGLTKDFILKYFDAIHLESINRQNRVMNPHDDVK, encoded by the coding sequence ATGGACCAAGCCCAAACAACTACCATGTCGGCCGCTGAGCTTACCAGCAAAAAGCCCCTGCTCATCTCCGGCCCTTGCAGCGCCGAAACCGAGGAACAGCTCCTCGATACCTGCAACCAACTAGCCCAAACCGGCCGCGTGGATATGCTGCGCGCCGGCATCTGGAAGCCGCGCACCAAGCCCGGCGGCTTTGAGGGCATCGGCACGAAAGGCTTGCCCTGGCTGCAAAAGGCCCGTGAGCAAACCGGCCTGCCGGTGATGGTGGAAGTAGCTACGCCCAAACACGTGGAAGACAGCCTGGCCTTCGAGATGGATGTTCTCTGGATCGGCGCGCGTACGACAGTGAACCCTTTTTCAGTGCAGGCCGTGGCCGACGCGCTGCGCGGTACTGACGTGCCGGTGTTCATCAAAAACCCCATCAATCCCGATGTAGAGCTGTGGGCCGGCGCCGTGGAGCGTTTAGCTAAAGCGGGGGTCAAGCAAATTGGCCTCATTCACCGTGGCTTTTCCAGCTACGGCAATACCGAATACCGCAACGCGCCGCTCTGGCAATTACCCATTGAGATGAAGCGCCGCATGCCCGAGCTGCCGCTCATCTGCGACCCCAGCCACATCTGTGGCCGCCGCGACCTACTCGCCGACGTAGCCCAAAAAGCCATTGACCTTGACTTCGACGGCCTCATGCTGGAGTCGCACCGCGACCCGGACCAAGCCTGGAGCGACGCCGCCCAGCAGGTAACGCCCACCAATTTGGTTGCCCTGCTCGATAGCCTCATCTGGCGCCACGAAACCACCGACAAACAGGAATTCTTGACCGTGCTGGCTAAGCTGCGCGACCAGATCAACCACATCGACGACGAAATTATGCAGCTCATTAGCAGCCGCATGGCCGTAGCCGAGAAGATCGGTACCTACAAAAAGGAGAACGACATCACCATTCTGCAGCCCAACCGCTGGAATGAAATCCTGGACCGCGGTGTACAGAAAGGCGCCAAGCTAGGACTGACTAAAGATTTCATCCTCAAGTATTTCGACGCCATTCACCTAGAATCTATCAACCGCCAAAACCGGGTAATGAACCCACACGACGACGTTAAATAA
- a CDS encoding prephenate dehydrogenase dimerization domain-containing protein has protein sequence MRLVYMGGAAHDLHTAYISHISHITSFALALTVLNKEKEEQQIFNLASGGFESTVRLAKSSPDMWVPIFRQNRLNVLDVLSEHLRQLQHMKEVLEQEDYPAFHQLIEQANLIRKILK, from the coding sequence ATGCGGCTGGTGTACATGGGCGGGGCTGCCCACGATCTGCACACGGCCTACATCTCCCATATCTCTCACATCACCTCTTTTGCCCTGGCACTCACTGTCTTAAACAAGGAAAAGGAGGAGCAGCAAATCTTTAACCTAGCCAGCGGCGGCTTCGAGTCGACGGTACGGCTGGCTAAAAGCTCGCCGGATATGTGGGTGCCTATTTTCCGCCAAAACCGCCTCAACGTGCTCGATGTGCTCAGTGAGCATTTGCGCCAACTCCAGCACATGAAAGAGGTGCTGGAACAAGAGGATTATCCCGCTTTTCATCAGCTCATTGAGCAAGCTAACCTCATTCGTAAAATCTTGAAATAA